GCACGTGGATCGGGATGACTTCCCCCGAGGCCAAGTGCTCGAAATTCAGCACCAATCCCTTCACGTAAGCGCCGTCCGGGCGGACCGGATCGAGCACCAGTGAATATCGGGAGCCCGGCTTGTAGTTATGCGGGTCCGCAGGAAAGGGGACATAGTCCAATTGACTGATGATGGTCATGGCACCAGCATGCACCTCTCCACGCCACCTGCCCATATCGCACTTTTTCCTTACCTGGTAATCGTGAGGTAACCATCGCTCACAGACTCAGACCTCTTCTCCGTCCCAGCGAACTTGGGGCGTACCCGCAGAACTATCCGAGGGCGGCGGCGAGGCGGCGCCACTGCTGCCGTGGAAAGGCGTTCGGGTCCGCGGTGAGCACCTGAATGCGGATGTGATCGGCGCCAGCGGCGCGGTGCTCGTCCAGCCTGCGTCTGATCGCCGCTTCGTCTCCCCATGCGATCACGGCGTCGAACAGACGATCGCTCACCAACGCCAGGTCCTCGGGCGAGAAGCCGAGACGCAACAGGTTGTTGGCGTAGTTGGGCAGGGCGAGATACCGCCGCAGCCAGTCGGTGCCGATCTCACGCGCCGCGTCCGCCCCCGCACACAAGATCACCGTCTGCTCCGGAGGCACGAGGGGCTCCTCCCCCAGGGCCTCACGTGCACGCCAGGTGTGCTCCGGGGTGACAGGGTAGGGATGGACTCCGCACGCCCGCTTCGCCGCAAGATCCAGCATCTTCGGGCCGAGCGCGGCCAACACCCGGCGCTCAGCGGGCACCGGCGGGTCCGCTTGGTCAAGGCCGTCAAGGAGGCCTCCGAGACTGGCAAGAGTCGGTGATCGAGTAGTCGGTGTTCTGCTCGTCGAAGTGGCGATTGTTACTTACTGTGGTCGCCGGGGGCGTACTTGCTCCAGGGAGATCCGGCTTCGGCGGCGGTGCCGGTCGTGGTGGTGTGGTGATAGCCGAGCATGACCGCGATCACCGGGGCGGGGGCTTGCAGGACGAGTTGTCGGAGTGTCGCGCTGCGGGCCGCGAGCGTGGGGATCCCTGCCTCGCGAAGGGCGTCGCGGACGCCGCCGACGCTGGCTGGCTGTCCGGCCCGCTGACCAGGAAACAACCAGGCACTGCTGGGATTTGTGCTGTTGATCTGCCTGGGGAGCTGCTTGAGGTAGCCCCGCAGGAGCGCGGCGAAAGGATCGGGGACGGTGACAGGCGGATCGCCGAGCCGGAGGAGCATCTCGGTGTCATTCTCGGTGAGGTCGTCGGTGGTGAGGCGGATCAGACGGCTGACAGGCTGGGCATAGAGCAGCACGATCAGGCCCGCGACGCGGACGAAGAGCGGCGCGCGGTCACCGGTTAGCAGGACGCGGATCAGCTCCAGCCTGCGATGCTGGGTGATCGGGGCCGGGTTGGTCACCTTCCCCGTAGGCAGCGTGAGCTTGGAGGTTCTCCCGGTCTCGGCGCACCAGCGCAGGAAATCCAGAGAGGGCCGACGGGTGGCGGTGCTCTCGGCGAACCAGGCGTCCACGTCGGCCTGGCCGAGCTTGCCGAGGGACCGGCCGCGACCATCGAGCCAGGTCAGCAGTGCAGCGGCCTGGGAGACCTGCTGCTTGGCGTGGTCATTGGCGCTGGGGACGAGACGGCGTTTAGCGGCCCGGCGCCGCATGCGGTTCAAAACGTGCCAGGTCGCGAAGTGGCCGACCAGCCGGGCATGCACCGGCTCGGCGAGGTTGTCGAGATAGCGTGGCAGCCAGCGTTCGAACAGCGCCAGCTGTTTGTCCAGCGGCGGTAGTACCCCGTGGTGCACCAGCAGATCTCGCAGGTGGTCGACGGTGCGTACCGGCTCCAGGGAGTTGAGAGCTTCATGGGTAAGGCCAATGCGTCCGGTGGCCAGCCCTTCGAGGAGGTCACGGACCTGCCCGGTCAGCCATTCCAGAACCGTTCCCGGTTCTGTCGCAGCGCACAGACCATCGAACAAGGGCTTCAGGGGTGGACTGACCTGGCCGTTGCCGTCATCCAGCACCAGACAGAGAGCATCTGCCAGGGTGCAGCGTTGACAGAGGCCTGCGGGCAAAGGCCCCTCCTCTTCTCCGCAGCGGGTGCAGAAGCGCCGGGCCATGCCCGCGCACTCCCGGCAGATCCCCTGGTTCTTGCTGTACTTGCTGCGGGCGCTCTTGGCAGCGTCCACACTGCCTGCGAGTAAGCGTCGTACTTGTTCGTGGGACAGGTCGCACTGCTCAGCGATCCGGCGTAAGCCCCAGCCCTGGGCCGAGGCGTCGGTCATTGCCTGGACGCGCGCACTATCGAGTGACGCGTTCAGCTCGTGTCGAAGTTCGGTGAGCAGTCGCAGGCGGGCAGCCGGGGATCGTCCGATGATCTCGTCGATGAAGTGGTCGACGGCTCCGCGAAGGACGGCGACCTGTGGATCACCGGCCACGCCGGGCTGCGTGTCTGTGGTCATTCGGGTCGGACGCGGGCGCGCTTGGGCCGAATGATCGCGGCCAGGTCGACGTCACCGCCGGCAGCCGAGGTGGCGGTGCGCCGCCTGGTGGTGTTCTCGGCCTTGGTGACGATCAGTTCGGCCGGGGTGCACTCGAAGATGTCACAGAGCGCGGCCAGCACGGGCATCGACAACCGTTCAGGGGTCTGGGTGACCAGACGCCAGACCTGGACCGACGACAGACGGATCCCGCGGTCGACAAGCAACGGCGCCAGGTCGGTGGCGTTGAACATGCCGTGGGTGGCCATCATCTCCCGCAGCCGCCACTGGTAGCTGACCTGCCGTTTCATCGCATGCTCCTCGCGGGCCGCAGGGCGGCATCGATCGTGGTGTCCAGCACCCGGCGCAGTGTCCGCGTGCGGAAGTCGGACGAGACGCAGGTGTAAATAGAGGTCGTGCTAGCGTGCTCGTGGCCCACTTGATCTTGAACAAAACGGGCGTCGAATCCATCTTCTATGAGGTGGGTGACGTAGGAGCGGCGAAATGAGTGGAAGTCCAGCCCGGCGTCCAGGCCGAGCGCGTCGCGGTAGGTGGCGAGCCGGGTGTTCATCTGGGAGAACCCGATTCGAGGGCCGCGCTCAGAAGGCCACAAGGCCCCGGCATCGGCGGTGGTGAACAGCGGCCGCACCTCGGTCTCCCATTGTTCGACGGTTTCGGCGATCCAGTCCCAGACGGTCAGCACGCTGCGGCGTTTGGGCGGCGAACCCTTCATAGCCTTGCCAAAGCGGACGTAGCAGACGCCGTACTCGCCGAACTCCGGCCCCGCCCGCGGACCTGGGTCACCTGCTCATCGGCGTGATCGAAGAGCGCTTGCAGTTCGTCCAGGGTGAAGGCCCGCTTGGACGGGTCGCCCTCGTACTCCTGGGCGTGCACCGCGGAGTTCCACTCGTGGACGACCTGAACCGGGTGGGTACCGAACCGGGTCTCGCACTGCTCGGCCCAGCCGTAGGCTGGGTCGGTGACGTACTGACAAAACGAGCGGACCGACCCGGAGTAGTTGCGCAGCGTCGACTGCTTCACCTTCCGCACCGCCCGAAGGTCACCGCACCACTCATCCACCGCCTGCGCGGTCCACTCCCACGGGAACGCGTCCGCGTGCCCGGCGAAGCCTCTCACCGTCGCCTCTCGACCCTCAATCGTCGAGAACGCCAAGTTGCGGGCCAGTTGCTGATTCCGCCACCCGTCCAGCATCGCCTCGAAGACCTGCTCCTCGGGACGCAACAGCGGTAACCCGCCCACCAGCTGCAACCGGGCAGTCCCCGGAGCCTCACCACGCATGTCTCAGTCACCCTCCGCCACTTACATCAGACGAAGAGATCTTTCATTAGATGTAATCGCTTGCGCAAGTCCCCAGGTAGGAAGGGGTAGAGACCGGCCATGCTGGCGCCTCGATAGAGTGCAGTCTTCTCGTACTGGCCGGCCCACGTCTCACGTCAACCAGCAGGGACCGGACCACCACCCCTCGTAATGCACACTGATCTGTATTTCATTTGTTGAAATAGCGGTCGCTCGTAGGACAGGAACGGTGAGTCCGGGTTACCGTCACATCCGTTGACACTGTGCGCGATGATGGTGCGGTGGTCTCCGCCGGCGTGTACGGCGGGAGGGCGTGTGACCAGCCGATCTA
Above is a genomic segment from Streptosporangium album containing:
- a CDS encoding helix-turn-helix domain-containing protein: MKRQVSYQWRLREMMATHGMFNATDLAPLLVDRGIRLSSVQVWRLVTQTPERLSMPVLAALCDIFECTPAELIVTKAENTTRRRTATSAAGGDVDLAAIIRPKRARVRPE
- a CDS encoding TIGR03620 family F420-dependent LLM class oxidoreductase, whose protein sequence is MATSTSRTPTTRSPTLASLGGLLDGLDQADPPVPAERRVLAALGPKMLDLAAKRACGVHPYPVTPEHTWRAREALGEEPLVPPEQTVILCAGADAAREIGTDWLRRYLALPNYANNLLRLGFSPEDLALVSDRLFDAVIAWGDEAAIRRRLDEHRAAGADHIRIQVLTADPNAFPRQQWRRLAAALG
- a CDS encoding tyrosine-type recombinase/integrase, which produces MKGSPPKRRSVLTVWDWIAETVEQWETEVRPLFTTADAGALWPSERGPRIGFSQMNTRLATYRDALGLDAGLDFHSFRRSYVTHLIEDGFDARFVQDQVGHEHASTTSIYTCVSSDFRTRTLRRVLDTTIDAALRPARSMR